The Nostoc sp. 'Lobaria pulmonaria (5183) cyanobiont' genome window below encodes:
- a CDS encoding c-type cytochrome, protein MTEQTNPTLLPTSIKGVFQRIWVVIVGIGAVAVFFLWPVLSNSPVDYADIENHFKYGSIGSEPVNGIPYWIWKVLPELFPDKLPGKGYTSLGFIKESDKDLPIGFSQRQVFIDRVGLNCAVCHTGTLRNTPNSEHQVITTMPANVVNLQGYIKFLSAVGVDERFTANRMLPEIEKISGGLNPIEKLLYRFIAIPQTRDALINQASRLDFVAQQPDWGPGRVDTFNPYKAIQFHFPMDKLREDELIGTSDFPSIWNQKPREGLQLHWDGNNTSVNERNKSAALGAGVTPTTIDLPRIQRVADWLWELPPPKYPYEVNEAIAAKGEQLFESNCASCHAFGGAYTGKVVPIQEIGTDPHRLDSYTYETMSNQNTLYAGYPWRFKNFRKTNGYANMPLDGVWLRGPYLHNGSVPTLRDLLEKPENRPKEFYRGYDVIDRAKVGFVSDVGVENGKQYFKFDTTKSGNSNSGHLYGVDLPTEDKDALVEYMKKL, encoded by the coding sequence ATGACTGAACAAACAAACCCTACCCTACTTCCAACCTCAATCAAGGGAGTCTTCCAGCGAATTTGGGTTGTGATTGTAGGTATTGGAGCAGTAGCAGTATTTTTCCTTTGGCCTGTTTTGTCTAACTCCCCAGTGGATTATGCTGATATTGAAAACCACTTTAAATATGGTTCAATCGGCAGCGAACCGGTCAATGGCATTCCTTACTGGATTTGGAAAGTTTTACCAGAATTATTCCCAGATAAATTACCTGGAAAAGGTTATACTTCTCTGGGATTTATCAAAGAATCTGACAAAGATTTGCCTATAGGTTTTTCGCAACGGCAAGTCTTTATCGATAGAGTTGGGTTGAATTGTGCTGTATGTCATACAGGAACGCTGCGAAATACGCCTAATAGCGAACATCAAGTCATCACGACAATGCCTGCAAATGTGGTTAATTTGCAGGGATATATCAAATTCTTATCAGCAGTTGGTGTAGATGAGCGCTTTACTGCTAACCGGATGTTGCCAGAAATTGAAAAAATCAGTGGTGGTCTTAATCCCATTGAAAAATTACTTTATCGCTTCATAGCAATTCCCCAAACTAGAGATGCACTAATTAATCAGGCATCTCGACTTGATTTCGTTGCACAACAACCAGATTGGGGCCCAGGAAGAGTAGATACTTTTAATCCTTATAAAGCAATTCAATTCCATTTTCCAATGGATAAATTGCGTGAGGATGAACTGATTGGTACTTCTGATTTTCCCTCAATTTGGAATCAAAAACCCCGTGAAGGATTGCAATTACATTGGGATGGTAATAACACTTCCGTTAATGAACGAAATAAGAGTGCAGCTTTAGGTGCTGGAGTTACACCTACAACAATTGATTTGCCTCGAATTCAGAGAGTTGCCGATTGGCTTTGGGAACTACCACCACCAAAATATCCCTACGAAGTTAACGAAGCGATCGCAGCGAAGGGAGAACAGCTTTTTGAGAGTAATTGCGCTAGTTGTCATGCTTTTGGTGGTGCGTATACAGGCAAAGTTGTACCAATTCAAGAAATTGGTACAGACCCCCATCGTCTCGATTCATATACCTACGAAACGATGTCTAACCAAAATACCTTGTATGCAGGTTATCCGTGGCGGTTTAAGAATTTCCGCAAAACTAATGGATATGCAAATATGCCCCTTGATGGTGTTTGGTTACGCGGCCCTTATTTGCACAATGGTTCAGTCCCCACCCTACGGGATTTACTAGAAAAACCAGAGAACAGACCAAAAGAATTCTATCGTGGCTACGATGTGATTGACAGAGCAAAAGTTGGTTTTGTATCTGATGTCGGTGTAGAAAACGGTAAGCAATACTTTAAGTTCGATACCACAAAATCTGGAAATAGTAATAGTGGTCACTTGTATGGTGTCGATCTTCCCACAGAAGATAAAGATGCACTAGTTGAGTACATGAAAAAGCTTTAA
- a CDS encoding NADH:flavin oxidoreductase, with the protein MLRTILIPNFIAETTRKTEEHMENDIIFEPLRFRNLTVKNRIFRSSISGRWDNYDGSGTQARINWEEKFARGGVGAIITSFVPVAIRGRIMPNYATIDCDDRIPFWRKVGEKVHEYDCKLILQLSHSGRQQDIGGVENSGKKALSSTSQTEPFHGFLCQAMTLAEIKETIQYFADGARRAREAGLDGVELHSANGYLFNQFLSSGINDRQDEYGGSLENRARFLLDVIRAIRKEVGNDFHLQFKISAVDYNNAVTFWEKPGNTIEDSIQVCQWAEEAGADAVHVSTGSLFPHPLNPIGDFNFDIITKTYDAMLSSGIETTRNYILFRKAFLHPIFNLLWNRVKKQLPPQVFSGDYVKDPKIKQLLIENQGRNLLDSREIKKHVNIPVLCTGGLQQASYIRQAINEHYCDGVTMARTLIANNDLVKSFKAGKDLADKPCTYCNKCLLNVIENPLGCYEQDRFNSYEEMMEEVMSVFHEPQFANLSR; encoded by the coding sequence GTGCTACGAACAATTCTGATACCTAATTTTATTGCCGAAACAACACGAAAGACAGAGGAACACATGGAAAACGATATTATCTTTGAGCCATTGAGATTCCGTAATCTCACAGTAAAAAATCGAATATTCCGCTCAAGCATTTCTGGAAGATGGGATAACTATGATGGTTCAGGCACTCAAGCCCGAATTAACTGGGAAGAAAAGTTTGCTCGTGGTGGTGTAGGAGCTATTATTACTTCCTTTGTGCCAGTCGCCATCCGGGGACGAATTATGCCCAATTACGCCACCATTGACTGCGACGATCGCATTCCTTTTTGGCGAAAAGTAGGTGAAAAAGTCCACGAATATGACTGTAAATTGATTTTGCAGTTAAGTCATTCTGGGCGACAGCAAGATATTGGTGGTGTAGAAAACTCAGGAAAAAAAGCGTTAAGTTCCACCAGCCAAACTGAGCCATTCCACGGGTTTCTGTGTCAAGCGATGACATTAGCAGAGATTAAAGAAACAATCCAATACTTTGCCGATGGTGCTAGACGTGCTCGTGAAGCAGGTTTAGATGGAGTGGAATTGCACAGTGCTAATGGATATCTTTTTAACCAATTTCTCAGTTCTGGAATTAACGACCGTCAAGATGAATACGGTGGTTCATTAGAGAATCGAGCGCGGTTTTTGCTAGATGTCATTAGAGCAATCCGCAAAGAAGTAGGCAATGACTTTCATCTGCAATTCAAAATTAGTGCCGTTGACTATAACAACGCCGTCACCTTTTGGGAAAAACCAGGTAATACCATAGAAGATTCCATCCAAGTTTGTCAATGGGCAGAAGAAGCCGGAGCTGATGCCGTACATGTATCAACTGGTAGCTTGTTTCCTCACCCACTCAATCCCATTGGTGATTTTAATTTTGATATCATTACTAAAACTTATGACGCTATGTTGTCGAGTGGCATAGAGACTACACGCAACTACATTTTATTCCGCAAAGCATTTTTGCATCCAATTTTCAATCTTTTATGGAACCGCGTCAAAAAGCAATTGCCTCCTCAGGTATTTAGTGGTGATTATGTAAAAGACCCCAAAATCAAGCAGTTACTGATAGAGAACCAAGGCAGAAACTTACTAGATTCGAGAGAAATTAAAAAGCACGTTAATATTCCCGTATTATGTACAGGTGGTTTGCAGCAGGCTTCTTATATTCGTCAGGCAATTAACGAGCATTATTGTGATGGCGTTACAATGGCTCGTACATTAATTGCTAACAACGATCTAGTTAAATCTTTTAAAGCAGGTAAAGATTTGGCAGATAAACCCTGTACCTATTGTAATAAATGCCTACTGAATGTAATTGAAAATCCTTTAGGTTGTTACGAGCAGGATCGCTTCAATAGTTATGAAGAGATGATGGAAGAAGTAATGTCAGTCTTTCATGAACCTCAGTTTGCAAATTTATCTAGATAA